A DNA window from Vigna angularis cultivar LongXiaoDou No.4 chromosome 1, ASM1680809v1, whole genome shotgun sequence contains the following coding sequences:
- the LOC128197259 gene encoding uncharacterized protein LOC128197259, protein MDRSWINLIRTTNGYESGVEQFLEFAKMNVPDNNGRFYCPCVNCLNERKLPTEVIREHVLYDGFLKSYTKWTWHGELIDMPSVSDSQVEVKEVDLEMGDRLEDMICDVGHDSFQRAHMYDNLCSDAEKPLYPECTKYTRLSAVLKLFNVKARNGWTDKSFTELLELLSDMLPEGNTLPTRNYDAKKILCPMGMKYKKIHACPNDCILYKREFAKLHQCPQCGVSRYKQKEGEFECDSKGPPAKVLWYLPLVPRLKRLFSNSNDAKLMRWHADGRIKDGNLRHPADAMQWKNFDSMFPNFCKDSRNIRFGLATDGMNPYGNLSSKHSSWPVMLVIYNLPPWLCMKRKYVMLSLMISGPRQPGNDIDVYLAPLVEDLKMLWEEGVDMFDGYTGDSFKLHAMVFCTINDFPAYGNLSGYSTKGHKACPICEEGTCHRQLQHGRKTVYLGHRRFLSTNHPYRKLKKAFDGCQENELAPMALSGSQVYERVKDC, encoded by the coding sequence ATGGATCGGAGTTGGATAAATTTGATACGTACAACAAATGGATATGAGAGTGGAGTAGAACAATTTCTTGAATTTGCAAAGATGAATGTTCCAGACAATAACGGAAGATTCTATTGCCCGTGTGTTAATTGTTTGAATGAGCGAAAACTACCAACTGAAGTTATTCGAGAGCATGTTCTATATGATGGATTCCTAAAGAGCTACACAAAGTGGACATGGCATGGTGAATTAATAGACATGCCAAGTGTAAGTGACTCTCAAGTAGAAGTAAAAGAAGTTGATTTAGAGATGGGTGATCGGTTAGAGGACATGATATGTGATGTCGGACATGATTCCTTCCAACGTGCTCATATGTATGACAACTTGTGCAGTGACGCAGAAAAACCTTTATATCCAGAATGCACTAAGTATACTCGATTGTCAGCTGTGTTAAAATTGTTCAATGTGAAGGCAAGAAATGGGTGGACTGATAAAAGCTTCACAGAGTTGCTTGAGTTGTTGAGTGACATGCTTCCTGAAGGTAACACATTGCCAACACgcaattatgatgcgaagaagaTATTGTGTCCCATGGGTatgaagtataaaaaaattcatgcatGCCCAAATGATTGTATTTTGTACAAGAGAGAGTTTGCCAAGTTACATCAATGTCCACAATGTGGGGTATCACGATACAAACAAAAAGAGGGTGAGTTTGAATGTGATAGTAAGGGTCCTCCTGCAAAAGTCTTATGGTATCTTCCTCTTGTTCCACGATTGAAACGCTTGTTCAGTAACTCAAATGATGCAAAACTCAtgagatggcatgcagatggaCGTATAAAAGATGGGAATTTGAGGCATCCAGCAGATGCAATGCAGTGGAAGAATTTTGATTCCATGTTCCCTAATTTCTGTAAAGATTCAAGAAACATTAGGTTTGGACTTGCTACAGATGGAATGAATccatatggaaacttgagcagTAAACATAGCTCGTGGCCTGTGATGTTAGTGATTTACAATTTACCTCCATGGTTGTGTATGAAacgaaaatatgtgatgttatCCTTGATGATCTCGGGTCCAAGACAACCAGGAAAcgacattgatgtttatttagCCCCATTAGTTGAAGATTTAAAGATGTTATGGGAAGAAGgtgttgatatgtttgatggGTACACTGGTGATTCATTCAAGTTGCATGCCATGGTATTTTGTACTATCAACGACTTTCCAGCTTATGGTAATTTAAGTGGCTATAGCActaagggtcataaagcatgccCTATATGTGAAGAAGGCACATGTCATCGTCAATTACAGCATGGAAGGAAAACAGTATACCTTGGACATCGAAGGTTTCTTAGTACAAATCATCCATAtcgtaaattaaagaaagcatttGATGGGTgtcaagaaaatgaattagcTCCAATGGCTTTAAGTGGATCACAAGTATATGAGCGTGTGAAGGActgttaa